The following proteins come from a genomic window of Catalinimonas alkaloidigena:
- a CDS encoding DUF5686 and carboxypeptidase-like regulatory domain-containing protein produces MIRIVGLCCLLASFWNTCVLAQALPMTVINGKVTDAETGEGMPFVNVYFQGTQIGTTSDFEGNYTLKTETPTDSVVVSYIGYVPRTKAVQRGVTQTILFQLLPDAKTLDEVVVEAGENPAFAILRDVVRHKNDHDIRRLSAYEYESYNKIEIDIDNLSDKLRKRPVMRQISRVLDSLDQIAGDDGKPILPIFLSESVSTFYYRDSPQKKREEIQKTKVTGVGMDDGTLLAQVTGASFQQYNFYKNWLNILGKDFVSPIADGWNLYYDYLLEDSLYLGEDYCYRLDFAPKQVGDLAFRGSVWITKHDFALKQVDVTVGKDANLNYVEKIKIQQELVRTEAGPWLPAKNRVVVDIAELTENSAGMIAKFYNSNRAMRVNQPHDVRFYDSAIELAQDALIEEKNYWQEHRHDSLTSTEVAVYEMIDTIRNLPVVKTYVEVANVLVNGYKKVGMVDIGPYLDAYAFNSVEGQRFRLGFKTNIDFSRKFILKGYAAYGTRDHRWKYGAGVDYIVSRKPWTQVGVRRTYDIGQVALLDVDVAANPIFATFIRFGNLRNTRPFFDTENYAYLRTELVKGLSPMIELRNRHFDPLYNFAYYTTPEHDETAPIASEITVSEATLSLRYARDEMYLQNDNERIQITSDKWPAVTLRYTQGFQGVMGGDFSYHKWNLSASQTIPMSFLGHGYYQLDLGYIPSTLPYPLLKSHIGNQSIFYSTAAFNLMNYFEFVSDTWASMQYQHSFEGFFLNRIPLMRRLKWRMVATGNVLYGSLRPANQALSYEFDGEGTAVMARSLGRAPYAEVGYGIENIFKLVRVDFVHRLTYLDNPNARRFGVLVSMQFKL; encoded by the coding sequence GTGATACGAATCGTTGGTTTATGCTGCCTGTTGGCGAGCTTCTGGAACACGTGCGTGCTGGCGCAAGCGCTTCCGATGACGGTGATTAATGGGAAAGTGACCGACGCCGAAACGGGCGAGGGTATGCCGTTTGTCAACGTTTATTTCCAGGGAACCCAAATTGGAACCACCAGCGATTTCGAAGGAAATTATACGCTGAAAACCGAGACACCGACCGACTCGGTCGTGGTGTCATACATCGGTTATGTGCCCCGCACGAAGGCCGTGCAAAGAGGCGTGACGCAAACCATCCTGTTTCAGTTGCTGCCCGACGCCAAAACCCTCGACGAAGTGGTGGTGGAAGCGGGCGAAAATCCGGCGTTTGCCATCCTGCGCGACGTGGTGCGGCATAAGAACGACCACGACATCCGTCGCCTGTCGGCGTACGAATACGAGAGCTACAACAAGATCGAAATTGACATCGACAACCTGTCGGACAAGTTGCGCAAGCGGCCAGTCATGCGGCAGATCAGCCGTGTGCTCGACAGCCTCGACCAGATTGCCGGCGACGATGGCAAGCCCATCCTGCCGATTTTCCTGTCCGAATCGGTCTCTACGTTTTATTACCGGGACAGCCCGCAGAAGAAGCGTGAAGAAATTCAGAAAACGAAGGTAACAGGTGTGGGCATGGACGACGGGACGTTACTGGCGCAGGTCACCGGGGCGTCGTTTCAGCAGTACAACTTTTACAAAAACTGGCTCAACATTCTGGGCAAAGATTTCGTCTCGCCCATCGCCGACGGCTGGAATTTGTACTACGATTACCTGCTGGAAGACTCGCTCTACCTGGGAGAGGACTATTGCTACCGCCTCGATTTTGCGCCGAAACAGGTAGGGGATCTGGCCTTTCGTGGGTCGGTCTGGATCACCAAACACGATTTTGCGCTGAAACAGGTCGACGTAACGGTCGGCAAAGACGCCAACCTGAATTACGTCGAGAAAATCAAGATTCAACAGGAATTGGTGCGCACAGAGGCGGGACCGTGGCTGCCGGCCAAGAACCGCGTGGTGGTAGACATCGCCGAACTCACGGAAAACTCCGCGGGGATGATCGCCAAGTTTTACAACTCGAATCGCGCGATGCGCGTCAACCAGCCGCACGACGTGCGATTTTACGATAGCGCCATCGAGCTGGCCCAGGATGCGCTGATCGAAGAGAAAAATTACTGGCAGGAGCACCGCCACGATTCGCTGACCTCCACTGAAGTGGCGGTTTACGAGATGATCGACACCATCCGCAACCTGCCCGTGGTGAAAACCTACGTAGAAGTGGCCAACGTGCTGGTGAACGGCTACAAGAAAGTCGGGATGGTAGACATCGGGCCTTACCTCGACGCGTATGCGTTCAACAGCGTAGAGGGACAGCGCTTCCGGCTCGGGTTCAAAACCAACATCGACTTTAGTCGGAAGTTTATCCTGAAAGGCTACGCCGCGTACGGCACACGCGACCACCGCTGGAAATACGGAGCCGGTGTGGACTACATCGTCTCCCGAAAACCGTGGACGCAGGTCGGCGTGCGGCGCACGTACGACATTGGGCAGGTGGCCTTGTTGGACGTTGACGTTGCGGCCAACCCGATTTTTGCCACGTTTATTCGCTTTGGGAACCTGCGCAACACCCGGCCCTTCTTCGATACGGAAAACTACGCTTACTTGCGCACGGAACTGGTGAAAGGCCTGTCGCCCATGATTGAGTTGCGCAATCGGCACTTCGATCCGCTCTACAACTTCGCGTACTATACCACCCCCGAGCACGACGAAACGGCACCCATCGCTTCAGAAATTACGGTATCAGAAGCTACCCTCAGTTTGCGCTATGCGCGCGACGAGATGTACCTGCAAAACGACAACGAGCGCATCCAGATCACCTCCGACAAGTGGCCGGCCGTTACCCTTCGCTACACGCAGGGCTTTCAGGGCGTAATGGGCGGCGATTTTAGTTACCACAAATGGAATTTGAGTGCCTCGCAAACCATTCCGATGAGCTTCCTGGGGCACGGCTATTACCAACTGGACCTGGGCTACATTCCTTCTACGTTGCCGTATCCTTTGCTCAAAAGTCACATCGGCAACCAGTCGATCTTTTACAGCACCGCCGCCTTTAACCTGATGAATTACTTTGAGTTTGTCAGCGACACGTGGGCTTCGATGCAATACCAGCATTCGTTCGAAGGCTTTTTTCTGAACCGCATTCCCCTGATGCGTCGCCTGAAGTGGCGGATGGTGGCCACCGGAAATGTTCTTTACGGAAGCCTGCGTCCGGCCAACCAGGCGCTCTCTTACGAGTTCGACGGGGAGGGCACGGCGGTGATGGCGCGTTCGCTCGGGCGTGCCCCTTACGCTGAGGTCGGCTACGGCATCGAGAACATCTTCAAATTGGTGCGGGTCGATTTCGTGCACCGCCTCACCTACCTGGATAATCCGAATGCCCGGCGTTTCGGCGTCTTGGTTTCGATGCAGTTTAAGTTGTAA
- a CDS encoding vancomycin high temperature exclusion protein, with the protein MKRPLQKKILRWTTGCLAGVLLFCLFCNLWVVMSTRAYVYNNPEHIPANSVGLVLGTSPWYRSGHENPFFKHRIEAAVDLYRRGKVRHLIVSGDNATIYYNEPVYMLNALLQAGVPREAITLDYAGFRTLDSVVRCKEVFGQDSVTIISQSFHDFRALFIGKHYLKDPIAYAAPAPAEASPRTAVREMFARALAVLDLYVFHQQPRFLGKPEKLPV; encoded by the coding sequence ATGAAGCGACCCTTGCAGAAAAAGATTTTACGTTGGACAACCGGCTGCCTGGCGGGCGTGCTGTTGTTCTGTTTGTTCTGCAACCTCTGGGTCGTGATGAGTACGCGTGCGTATGTCTATAACAATCCCGAACACATTCCGGCCAACTCGGTAGGTTTGGTATTAGGCACAAGCCCCTGGTACCGCTCCGGCCACGAAAATCCGTTCTTCAAGCACCGGATCGAAGCCGCGGTCGACCTCTATCGTCGGGGGAAAGTACGCCACCTGATTGTCAGCGGCGACAACGCCACCATTTACTACAACGAACCGGTGTACATGCTCAACGCGCTTTTGCAGGCGGGTGTGCCGCGCGAAGCCATTACCCTTGACTACGCCGGTTTCCGGACCCTCGATTCGGTGGTGCGCTGCAAAGAAGTGTTCGGGCAAGATAGCGTCACCATCATTTCGCAAAGCTTTCACGATTTCCGTGCGCTTTTCATCGGCAAGCATTACCTCAAAGACCCGATTGCCTACGCCGCTCCCGCGCCCGCCGAGGCCTCGCCACGCACCGCCGTTCGCGAGATGTTTGCCCGGGCGCTGGCCGTGCTCGATCTTTACGTGTTTCACCAGCAACCGCGCTTTCTGGGGAAGCCAGAAAAATTGCCTGTTTAG
- a CDS encoding GNAT family N-acetyltransferase: MPMLLPELQFAQESDLTVAEFRELLIASTLGERRPIDDLPRLAQMLRGANLIVTARDAQGLLVGVARSITDFTYCTYLSDLAVRQSCQHQGIGKELIRRTQAAAPQATLLLLSAPAAEGYYPKIGMGRHPHCYLLRAGETLPD; this comes from the coding sequence ATGCCCATGCTGCTGCCGGAACTACAGTTTGCTCAGGAATCGGATTTGACGGTTGCTGAATTTCGTGAGTTGCTAATCGCATCGACGCTCGGAGAGCGCCGCCCGATCGACGATCTGCCGCGGCTGGCGCAGATGCTGCGCGGTGCGAACCTTATTGTCACGGCCCGCGATGCGCAGGGTCTTTTGGTGGGAGTGGCGCGGTCCATCACCGACTTTACCTACTGCACGTACCTGTCGGATCTGGCGGTGCGGCAGTCGTGCCAGCATCAGGGAATTGGGAAAGAACTGATTCGCCGGACGCAGGCGGCTGCGCCTCAGGCGACCTTGCTGTTGCTGTCGGCACCGGCGGCCGAGGGGTATTACCCGAAAATCGGGATGGGCCGCCACCCGCACTGTTATCTTTTGCGGGCGGGCGAAACGCTTCCCGACTAA
- a CDS encoding PAS domain-containing sensor histidine kinase, whose translation MDKLNLSDERFYQIFMASPFPITVSRLADGCLLDVNQAFVEASGYTYEQLVGKSAFELESWVFLEERQRIRTLLEQHGEVVRFPISMRDGHNQPRSLLLSARLLELFDEPCMLAMFYDVTEFKNTESRLLEQNQELETFVYRTSHNLKGPVASLKGLLQLAALELTDEPAQRYLGLLNNLTQHLEAALNELIDLTRLKRGQVRMEPINLREIIHHIVAKLKFQPIWTQVDLKIELESEMIYSDYDMMNSVMQNLIENAVKYRAADRPLQLRITSSRTPHLTLCVKDNGEGMSDEVLHKVFEMFYRASGKTQGTGLGLYIVQNTVEKLGGSISVESQLNVGTTFTLTLPQPPEQAAS comes from the coding sequence ATGGATAAATTAAATCTCTCGGACGAAAGATTTTACCAGATCTTCATGGCCTCTCCCTTTCCCATTACAGTCTCGCGTTTAGCTGATGGCTGTCTTCTTGATGTGAACCAAGCGTTTGTCGAAGCTTCCGGTTACACCTACGAGCAACTGGTGGGAAAAAGCGCCTTCGAGTTGGAGAGCTGGGTTTTTCTGGAAGAGCGACAGCGCATCCGTACACTCCTGGAACAACATGGGGAAGTGGTGCGCTTCCCCATTTCTATGCGTGACGGTCACAACCAGCCCCGCAGCCTGCTGCTGTCAGCACGGTTGCTGGAACTGTTCGACGAGCCGTGCATGCTCGCCATGTTCTACGACGTGACCGAATTTAAAAATACAGAAAGCCGGTTGCTGGAGCAGAATCAGGAACTGGAAACCTTCGTCTACCGGACTTCGCATAACCTGAAGGGGCCGGTTGCTTCGCTAAAAGGCCTGCTGCAACTGGCGGCGTTAGAACTGACAGACGAACCGGCACAGCGTTACCTGGGGCTACTGAACAACCTGACGCAGCACCTGGAAGCGGCACTGAATGAACTGATTGATTTGACGCGCCTGAAGCGCGGGCAGGTGCGGATGGAACCCATCAACTTGCGCGAAATCATTCATCACATCGTCGCCAAATTAAAGTTCCAGCCCATTTGGACGCAGGTAGATCTGAAAATAGAGCTGGAAAGCGAAATGATCTACAGCGACTATGATATGATGAACTCGGTCATGCAGAATTTGATCGAAAACGCCGTCAAATACCGGGCGGCCGATCGGCCCCTGCAGTTGCGCATCACTTCTTCGCGAACGCCTCATCTGACCCTCTGCGTGAAAGACAATGGCGAGGGCATGTCCGATGAAGTGCTGCACAAAGTATTCGAGATGTTTTATCGGGCTTCGGGCAAAACTCAAGGTACCGGTCTGGGGCTTTACATCGTGCAGAATACCGTCGAAAAGCTGGGCGGGAGCATTTCTGTCGAAAGCCAGCTCAACGTCGGAACTACCTTTACGCTGACACTTCCTCAGCCCCCGGAGCAAGCGGCGTCGTAA
- a CDS encoding MFS transporter yields the protein MPSSTPRIYTVQFWLLCTSSFLFFASFNLIIPELPAYLARLGGEQYIGLIIALFTLTAGLSRPFSGKLADTWGRIPVMVLGAVVCFFCGFLYPLLTTVGGFLFLRFFHGFSTGFKPTGTSAYVADLVPTDRRGEAMGISSLCGSLGMACGPAVGGWIALHFGLNVMFYTSSAFAILSVLILAGMRETLSQAQPFRLRMLRIGRHEVFEPQALPPALVLLLTSFSYGVVLTLIPDLSVHVGIENKGLFFTSFTAASLAVRILAGKVSDRWGRVIVLKAAGLSIAGAMFFIGLAETKMTLLLASLLLGAGLGMNSPTITAWTIDRAHDRHRGRALATMYIALEAGIGVGALVSGWLYGGEATGFRPAFWLAAGLASLAFVFLVFWQRQQRGLRSTQSQ from the coding sequence ATGCCTTCGTCCACACCCCGCATTTATACAGTTCAGTTCTGGTTGCTCTGCACCAGTTCATTCCTATTTTTCGCGTCGTTCAACCTGATCATTCCTGAGCTTCCCGCGTACCTGGCTCGCCTGGGGGGTGAGCAGTACATTGGCCTGATCATCGCCCTGTTTACGCTGACGGCAGGCTTGTCGCGCCCGTTCAGCGGAAAGCTGGCCGATACGTGGGGCCGGATTCCCGTCATGGTGCTGGGGGCGGTAGTTTGTTTCTTTTGTGGCTTTCTCTATCCGCTGCTTACTACCGTCGGTGGTTTTCTGTTCCTGCGGTTCTTTCACGGGTTTTCCACGGGCTTTAAACCTACAGGAACGTCGGCCTACGTGGCCGATCTGGTACCGACCGACCGCCGGGGCGAAGCCATGGGGATTTCCAGCTTATGCGGCAGCCTCGGCATGGCCTGCGGCCCGGCGGTGGGCGGATGGATTGCGCTGCACTTCGGCCTGAATGTCATGTTTTATACTTCTTCGGCCTTTGCCATCCTGTCGGTACTGATTCTGGCCGGCATGCGCGAGACGCTTTCCCAGGCTCAACCCTTCCGACTCCGGATGCTGCGGATTGGTCGGCACGAAGTGTTCGAGCCGCAGGCCCTTCCACCAGCGCTGGTGCTGCTGCTCACGTCGTTCTCCTACGGCGTGGTGCTCACGCTCATTCCGGATCTGAGCGTCCATGTGGGCATCGAAAACAAAGGACTCTTTTTTACCTCGTTTACGGCGGCTTCGCTCGCCGTGCGCATTCTGGCGGGAAAAGTGTCCGATCGCTGGGGACGTGTCATTGTGCTGAAAGCGGCGGGCCTGTCCATCGCCGGTGCCATGTTTTTCATTGGCCTTGCCGAAACGAAGATGACCCTGTTGCTGGCATCGCTGCTGCTGGGTGCCGGGCTGGGCATGAACTCCCCGACCATCACCGCCTGGACCATCGACCGTGCACACGATCGGCACCGCGGACGGGCGCTGGCGACCATGTACATTGCGCTGGAAGCGGGCATCGGTGTCGGGGCGCTGGTGTCGGGCTGGCTCTATGGCGGAGAAGCGACGGGCTTCCGGCCAGCCTTCTGGCTAGCGGCGGGGCTGGCATCGCTGGCGTTTGTCTTCCTGGTTTTCTGGCAACGGCAGCAACGCGGGCTTCGCTCTACCCAATCCCAGTAA
- a CDS encoding DUF4190 domain-containing protein — protein sequence MKTFMGLLVLLGLMAMNSCSKPRYYAFATQAATTSQSKPVEAPVLPATPPASEVEEVVFTASTQPDAPVALAPIPEQLPERPKAKLLSVPATPLSPRQMQREIRKNLRQLDKVEKVQLRQHTQHAASRPKRMVGFAIVSLVFGLVGLFVIGIVAGVLAILFGAIALNKISNDPTRFKGRGMGVAGIVLGIVDAFGTFIIMSNRNH from the coding sequence ATGAAGACGTTTATGGGGTTGCTTGTGCTGCTGGGGCTGATGGCGATGAACTCATGCTCAAAACCAAGGTATTACGCATTCGCGACGCAAGCCGCAACGACAAGCCAGTCCAAGCCTGTCGAAGCCCCCGTGCTGCCCGCAACACCACCGGCATCCGAAGTAGAGGAGGTAGTTTTTACCGCGTCCACGCAGCCTGATGCGCCTGTTGCCCTCGCTCCCATCCCGGAACAGCTCCCCGAGCGACCCAAGGCAAAATTGCTATCGGTACCGGCTACGCCCCTATCGCCCCGGCAGATGCAACGCGAAATCCGCAAAAACCTACGGCAGTTGGATAAAGTAGAGAAAGTACAGCTTCGGCAGCACACACAACACGCTGCTTCGCGACCGAAAAGAATGGTAGGTTTTGCCATAGTCAGCTTGGTATTCGGATTGGTGGGCCTATTCGTGATCGGCATTGTGGCCGGCGTGCTAGCCATCCTGTTCGGTGCCATTGCGCTCAATAAAATTTCGAACGACCCGACTCGATTCAAGGGCCGGGGAATGGGGGTGGCTGGCATTGTTCTGGGCATCGTCGATGCGTTCGGGACATTCATTATTATGTCTAACCGAAACCACTAG
- a CDS encoding glycoside hydrolase family 18 protein has product MTRYFAVALCCLFFSTLLTARAATLDSTAVSPYRVIAYAGGGTDFFRIGAEKLTHINYAFGVVNPEGEIYFANPHAPAHLAQLQALKARNPALKIILSVGGWGADHFSDAVVDEAARQKFSQSALRLLNDYALDGIDLDWEYPGQPGPGIKFRPEDKQNFTLILQLMRHQLDSLSDLRQRSGVDRYTLTIASTNGEYFKHTEMDKLHVYLDWINIMTYDLFNSLTDQSGHHTGLYASAGAGIQHTDASVQEHLAAGIPPHKLVIGAAFYSREWTGIKNLKKGVNQPFEKYAGSHSYPQLLADFIGKQGYTRHWDATAQAPYLWNPDTHTLISYDDPESLKAKAAFVKKHQLGGIMYWEHALDPAETLLDAIVQGLR; this is encoded by the coding sequence ATGACTCGTTACTTCGCTGTTGCCCTTTGCTGCCTCTTTTTTTCCACGTTGCTCACCGCCCGCGCCGCTACACTGGACAGTACTGCCGTCTCGCCCTATCGGGTCATTGCTTATGCGGGTGGCGGAACAGACTTTTTCCGGATCGGGGCCGAAAAGCTCACGCACATCAACTATGCGTTCGGGGTGGTCAATCCCGAAGGCGAAATCTATTTTGCTAACCCACATGCTCCGGCCCATTTAGCGCAACTGCAAGCGCTCAAAGCCCGCAACCCGGCGCTCAAAATCATCCTTTCGGTCGGGGGTTGGGGAGCCGACCACTTTTCGGATGCGGTGGTCGACGAAGCCGCCCGCCAGAAGTTTTCGCAGAGTGCGTTGCGTCTTCTCAACGACTACGCCCTCGACGGCATCGACCTGGATTGGGAATATCCTGGACAACCGGGACCGGGCATCAAATTCCGTCCGGAAGACAAGCAGAATTTTACGTTGATCCTACAATTGATGCGGCATCAACTGGATTCGCTGAGCGACCTGCGGCAGCGTTCGGGTGTTGACCGCTACACGCTTACCATCGCCAGCACGAACGGTGAATATTTCAAGCATACGGAGATGGACAAGTTGCACGTCTACCTGGATTGGATCAACATCATGACGTACGATCTGTTCAACAGCCTGACGGACCAATCTGGACACCATACAGGGCTTTACGCTTCGGCGGGAGCGGGCATCCAACATACGGACGCATCGGTTCAGGAACATCTGGCCGCGGGCATTCCACCGCACAAGCTGGTGATTGGGGCGGCGTTTTACAGCCGGGAATGGACCGGGATAAAGAATCTGAAAAAAGGCGTTAACCAACCGTTCGAGAAATACGCGGGCTCGCACTCGTACCCGCAACTCTTGGCCGATTTCATTGGCAAACAGGGCTATACCCGCCATTGGGACGCCACGGCCCAAGCGCCCTACCTGTGGAATCCCGACACGCATACGCTCATTTCCTACGATGACCCCGAGTCGCTGAAGGCCAAGGCAGCATTTGTGAAAAAACACCAATTGGGCGGGATCATGTACTGGGAACACGCGCTGGACCCTGCCGAAACGCTGCTGGACGCCATTGTGCAAGGACTTCGGTAA
- a CDS encoding sterol desaturase family protein has protein sequence MPNPFTLDPVIGYAVPFFLFFMGLEMVILYLEGREGYHRQDAPASIAMGLGSVVINLVMKTGAYLAFSWLYTFRLFELGYTWWSWVLLFFADDFTFYWHHRSCHEIRLFWAGHVNHHSSQHYNLAVALRQSWGELLHKYLWWLWLPLVGFLPLMILTVMSISLIYQFFLHTEVVRRLGPLEWFFNTPSHHRAHHASNLRYLDRNHGGMLIIWDRLFGTFEPEDPRELPVYGLTTNIHTYHPLHIATHAYRELWHDLKRSRGWRDRIRYALMPPGWSPDRSTLTARQMRQQANPSPPKPVSSR, from the coding sequence ATGCCCAATCCGTTTACCCTCGATCCTGTTATCGGATACGCCGTTCCGTTCTTCCTGTTTTTCATGGGACTGGAAATGGTGATTTTGTATCTGGAAGGACGCGAGGGGTACCACCGGCAGGATGCGCCCGCGAGTATTGCCATGGGGCTGGGCAGCGTGGTGATCAATCTGGTGATGAAAACCGGGGCGTATCTGGCTTTTTCCTGGCTATACACGTTTCGTCTGTTCGAATTGGGGTACACCTGGTGGAGTTGGGTGCTGCTTTTCTTCGCCGACGACTTCACGTTCTACTGGCACCACCGCTCCTGCCACGAAATCCGGCTGTTCTGGGCGGGACACGTCAACCATCATTCGTCGCAACATTACAACCTGGCCGTCGCGTTGCGCCAGTCGTGGGGCGAACTGCTGCACAAGTACCTCTGGTGGCTCTGGCTGCCGCTGGTGGGCTTTCTGCCCTTGATGATCCTGACCGTGATGTCGATCAGCCTGATTTATCAATTCTTTCTGCACACCGAGGTGGTACGGCGGCTGGGGCCTCTGGAGTGGTTTTTCAACACCCCGTCTCACCACCGGGCGCACCACGCCAGCAACCTCCGGTACCTGGACCGCAACCACGGCGGCATGCTGATCATCTGGGATCGTCTGTTCGGAACATTTGAGCCGGAAGATCCGCGCGAATTGCCAGTGTACGGCCTGACGACCAATATTCACACCTACCATCCGCTGCACATCGCGACCCATGCGTACCGGGAACTCTGGCACGACCTGAAGCGAAGCCGAGGCTGGCGCGACCGAATACGCTACGCACTGATGCCTCCCGGTTGGAGCCCCGACCGCTCTACCCTGACGGCCCGGCAGATGCGCCAACAAGCCAATCCTTCGCCGCCAAAGCCCGTTAGCTCACGCTAA
- a CDS encoding GNAT family N-acetyltransferase encodes MTAYTLRPATLTDLSTIGMLAHDIWWKTYPGIISEAQIHYMLDAMYSEKALQVQLENGYTFLLLYEGAKPIGFVAYAPMRPDQTVRIEKIYLHPAYQGKRLGRKMIDEVATLTQRQGGKALELNVNRSNPAKGFYERCGFVITQEVDLPIGEFWMNDYIMRKELA; translated from the coding sequence ATGACTGCGTATACCCTTCGCCCCGCAACTCTCACGGACCTGTCGACCATCGGCATGCTGGCCCACGATATCTGGTGGAAAACTTATCCGGGCATTATTTCCGAAGCGCAGATCCACTACATGCTGGACGCCATGTACAGTGAGAAGGCCCTCCAGGTGCAACTGGAGAACGGTTACACATTTTTGCTTTTGTACGAAGGGGCAAAACCCATCGGGTTTGTGGCGTATGCCCCCATGCGCCCGGATCAGACGGTTCGTATCGAAAAAATCTACCTGCATCCTGCCTATCAGGGCAAACGCCTGGGTCGAAAAATGATCGACGAGGTAGCGACCCTCACGCAGCGCCAGGGCGGAAAGGCGCTGGAGTTGAACGTGAACCGGAGCAATCCGGCCAAAGGATTCTACGAACGCTGTGGCTTTGTCATCACGCAGGAGGTTGACCTACCCATCGGGGAGTTCTGGATGAACGACTACATCATGCGCAAAGAATTAGCGTGA
- a CDS encoding sialate O-acetylesterase, whose amino-acid sequence MKIFLALLLSAFSVCSTYANVNLPAIIGEHMVLQQNDTVTLWGWANPLEEITITPGWKAAPVKVTADHNATWRVQVPTPAAGGPYSLTFQGYNTIKFEDVLIGEVWLCSGQSNMEWTARAGIEGAEGAIREANYPEIRFFNVTKRTSAVPQLDLEGAWVVCTPQTMPDFSAVGYFFGRQLHKNLQRPVGLINSSWGGTPAEVWINPDALAQDPSLVAAARQLPKVPWGPEQPGLAYHAMIAPLIPYRLAGALWYQGEANTVVPEKYADLLPAMIRNWRTEWGQEFPFYYVQIAPYKYDRPLAGVLLRDAQRQAMATPRTGMVVISDIGNANDIHPRNKLDVGLRLAGWALNQTYGQAQVPYSGPLYRDMKVEGRKIRLYFDHAEKGLLAKGGALTHFEVAGEDRDFVPAQAKIDGNTVVVRASGVKKPVAVRFAWSNTAEPNLFNTDGLPASAFRTDHWEIDSK is encoded by the coding sequence ATGAAAATCTTTCTTGCGCTGCTTTTGAGTGCATTTTCGGTTTGTTCCACCTACGCGAACGTAAACCTGCCGGCCATCATCGGCGAGCACATGGTGCTTCAGCAGAACGACACTGTCACCTTGTGGGGGTGGGCCAATCCCTTAGAGGAAATCACCATTACGCCGGGGTGGAAGGCCGCCCCCGTAAAGGTGACCGCCGACCACAATGCCACCTGGCGTGTTCAGGTACCAACACCTGCGGCGGGTGGGCCGTACTCGCTTACGTTTCAAGGGTACAATACCATCAAATTTGAGGATGTCCTGATCGGTGAAGTCTGGCTTTGCTCCGGTCAATCGAACATGGAGTGGACTGCCCGGGCGGGCATAGAAGGGGCCGAAGGGGCCATTCGGGAGGCAAATTACCCGGAAATTCGCTTTTTTAACGTTACGAAACGTACCTCTGCCGTGCCGCAATTGGATCTGGAAGGAGCGTGGGTCGTGTGCACGCCGCAAACCATGCCGGACTTTAGTGCGGTGGGCTACTTTTTCGGGCGACAACTGCACAAAAACTTGCAGAGACCCGTGGGGCTGATCAACAGCAGCTGGGGTGGGACGCCCGCCGAAGTGTGGATCAATCCTGATGCGCTGGCGCAAGATCCATCGCTCGTTGCCGCTGCGCGTCAGTTGCCGAAGGTGCCGTGGGGCCCCGAACAACCCGGACTGGCCTATCATGCGATGATCGCCCCGCTGATTCCGTACCGTCTGGCCGGTGCGCTCTGGTACCAGGGAGAAGCGAACACGGTTGTCCCGGAAAAATACGCCGATTTGTTGCCAGCCATGATCCGAAACTGGCGCACCGAGTGGGGGCAAGAGTTCCCATTTTATTACGTGCAGATTGCCCCTTACAAATACGATCGTCCTCTGGCGGGTGTGTTGCTGCGCGACGCGCAACGGCAAGCCATGGCCACCCCGCGAACCGGTATGGTGGTAATCAGCGACATTGGCAACGCGAACGACATCCATCCCCGCAACAAGCTGGACGTAGGGCTGCGCCTGGCCGGATGGGCATTGAACCAGACGTACGGCCAGGCACAGGTTCCTTATTCAGGACCGCTGTACCGGGACATGAAGGTAGAAGGGCGAAAAATTCGCCTTTACTTCGACCATGCCGAAAAAGGACTGCTGGCGAAAGGGGGGGCGCTCACGCACTTTGAAGTGGCGGGCGAAGACCGGGACTTTGTGCCGGCCCAGGCCAAAATTGATGGCAATACCGTAGTTGTGCGGGCCTCTGGCGTTAAAAAGCCGGTTGCCGTGCGGTTTGCCTGGAGTAATACGGCCGAGCCCAACTTGTTCAACACCGATGGTTTACCCGCTTCGGCGTTTCGTACCGACCACTGGGAAATTGATTCAAAGTAA